A single region of the Epinephelus fuscoguttatus linkage group LG14, E.fuscoguttatus.final_Chr_v1 genome encodes:
- the hectd1 gene encoding E3 ubiquitin-protein ligase HECTD1 isoform X2 produces the protein MADVDPDTLLEWLQMGQGDERDMQLIALEQLCMLLLMSDNVDRCFETCPPRTFLPALCKIFLDESAPDNVLEVTARAITYYLDVSAECTRRIVGVDGAIKALCNRLVVVELNNRTSRDLAEQCVKVLELICTRESGAVFEAGGLNCVLSFIRDSGHLVHKDTLHSAMAVVSRLCSKMEPQDSSLETCVESLSSLLKHEDHQVSDGALRCFASLADRFTRRGVDPAPLAKHGLTEELLSRMAAAGGTVSGPASSCKPGRTSTGAAPPAPDSKLSNQVSTIVSLLSTLCRGSPLVTHDLLRSALPDSMESALGGDERCVLDTMRLVDLLLVLLFEGRKALPKSTAGSTGRIPGLRRLDSSGERSHRQLIDCIRSKDTDALIDAIDTGAFEVNFMDDVGQTLLNWASAFGTQEMVEFLCERGADVNRGQRSSSLHYAACFGRPQVAKTLLRHGANPDLRDEDGKTPLDKARERGHSEVVAILQSPGDWMCPVNKGDDKKKKDVNKEEEEGSEPKGDPEMAPIYLRRLLPVFAQTFQQTMLPSIRKASLALIRKMVHYSSEVLLKEVCDSETGHNLPTVLVEITATVLDQEDDDDGHLLALQIIRDLVDKGGDVFLDQLARLGVINKVSTLAGPASDDENEDEAKPEKEEEAQEDAREIQQGKPYHWKDWSIIRGRDCLYIWSDAAALELSNGSNGWFRFILDGKLATMYSSGSPEGGSDSSESRSEFLEKLQRARSQVKPVTASQPILSSVGPTKLTVGNWSLTCLKEGEIAIHNSDGQQATILKEDLPGFVFESNRGTKHSFTAETSLGSEFVTGWTGKRGRKLKSKLEKTKQKVKSMARELYDDHFKAVESMPRGVVVTLRNISTQLESAWELHTNRQCIEGENTWRDLMKTALENLIVVLKDENTISPYEMCSSGLVQALFTVLNNSVELDLKHDCKPLMERINVFKAAFSENEDDESRPAVALIRKLIAVLESIERLPLHLYDTPGSSYNLQILTRRLRFRLERAPGETALIDRTGRMLKMEPLATVESLEQYLLKMVAKQWYDFERSSFVFVRKLREGQTFTFRHQHDFDENGIIYWVGTNAKTAYEWVNPAAYGLVVVTSSEGRNLPYGRLEDILSRDSSALNCHTNDDKNAWFAVDLGLWVIPSAYTLRHARGYGRSALRNWVFQVSKDGQNWTTLYTHVDDCSLNEPGSTATWPLDPSKDEKQGWRHIRIKQMGKNASGQTHYLSLSGLELYGTVTAVCEDQLGKAVKEAEANLRRQRRLFRSQVMKYIVPGARVVRGIDWKWRDQDGNPAGEGTVTGEAHNGWIDVTWDAGGSNSYRMGAEGKFDLKLAPGYDPESAATAPSPKPVSSTVSGPASSTVGPSATPAASGGTTTTTSSSSSSTSSSSQQQSWSSLVKNNCPDKGGATSLGGASSSSRKGSSSSVCSVASSSDISLSSSAGLPGAGGLRLERRAEGLLLDQGSGVGGVTGVGADGHQHEPIVVLSSAAEGGSGSVSSSGTLTADTPAPGDEARNKDSSTATDPATAISMGLVSVSSPDVSSVSESSSKDTPSQRPLCSAANARLSVSSLLAAGAPMSSSASVPNLSSREASLMESFVRRAPNMSRTNATNNMNLSRSSSDNNTNTLGRNVMSTATSPLMGAQSFPNLTTTGTTSTVTMSTSIVTSSNNVATATTGLSVGQLLSNTLTTSLTSTSSESDTGQEAEFSLYDFLDSCRANTLLAELDDEEDLPEPDDDDDENEDDNQEDQEYEEVLEEEEYETKGGRRRTWDDDFVLKRQFSALVPAFDPRPGRTNVQQTTDLEIPPPGTPRSEVQEEVECAPSPHLSLTLKVAGLGTTREVELPLSNYKSTIFYYVQRLLQLSCSGAVKTDKLRRIWEPTYTIMYRELKDSDKEKESGKMDLCEHSISISGGRSGGLSPGSVSANQSSEILCVAREMAQAKAGCSQNACGVEDVLQLLRILYIIGGDAASNARTLQEDFDELQFNASPEEFTSKKITTKILQQIEEPLALASGALPDWCEQLTSKCPFLIPFETRQLYFTCTAFGASRAIVWLQNRREATMERSRPSTTVRRDDPGEFRVGRLKHERVKVPRGEAMMEWAESVMQLHADRKSVLEVEFQGEEGTGLGPTLEFYALVAAEFQRTSLGIWLCDDDFPDDESRQVDLGGGLKPPGFYVQRSCGLFPAPFPQDSEELERITKLFHFLGVFLAKCIQDNRLVDLPVSQPFFKLLCMGDIKSNMSKLLYQSRSSPQGHDPDRPHLQSFLLLSEVQSEASTEESQETYSVGSFDEDSKSEFIMDPPKPKPPAWYHGILTWDDFQLVNPHRASFLKEVKELAVKRRQILSSKSLSEDEKNTRLQDLMLRNPLGSGPPLSIEDLGLNFQFCPSSKVHGFSAVDLKPNGDDEMVTMENAEEYVELMFDFCMHTGIQKQMEAFREGFNRVFPMEKLSSFSHKEVQMILCGNQSPSWTADDIINYTEPKLGYTRDSPGFLRFVRVLCGMSSDERKAFLQFTTGCSTLPPGGLANLHPRLTIVRKVDATDSSYPSVNTCVHYLKLPEYSSEDIMRERLLAATMEKGFHLN, from the exons ATGGCGGACGTGGACCCAGACACCCTGCTGGAGTGGCTGCAGATGGGGCAGGGCGATGAGCGGGACATGCAGCTCATCGCTCTGGAGCAGCTCTGCATGCTGCTGCTCATGTCTGACAACGTGGACCGCTGCTTTGAGAC CTGTCCTCCTCGGACATTCCTCCCAGCGCTCTGTAAGATCTTCCTGGACGAGAGCGCTCCAGATAACGTGCTGGAGGTCACAGCCAGAGCCATCACCTACTACCTGGATGTGTCGGCAGAGTGCACCCGGAGGATCGTGGGAGTGGATGGAGCCATCAAGGCGCTGTGCAACcggctggtggtggtggagctGAACAACAGGACCAGCAGAGACCTGGCCGAGCAGTGTGTCAAG GTGCTGGAGCTGATCTGTACCAGGGAGTCTGGCGCCGTGTTCGAGGCCGGCGGTCTGAACTGTGTGCTGAGTTTCATCAGAGACAGCGGTCATCTGGTTCACAAAGACACTCTGCACTCAGCCATGGCCGTGGTGTCCCGACTCTGCAGCAAGATGGAGCCTCAGGACTCGTCTCTGGAGACCTGCGTCGAGTCTCTGTCCAGCCTCCTCAAACATGAAGACCACCAG GTGTCAGACGGTGCTTTGCGCTGCTTCGCCTCATTAGCTGACAGGTTCACTCGCCGCGGTGTGGACCCTGCCCCTTTAGCCAAACATGGACTGACAGAAGAGCTGCTTTCCCGCATGGCGGCTGCCGGCGGCACTGTGTCCGGCCCCGCCTCTTCCTGTAAACCAGGCCGGACCTCAACAGGTGCTGCACCCCCAGCCCCGGATTCCAAACTGAGCAACCAGGTGTCGACCATCGTCAGCTTGCTGTCCACGCTGTGCAGAGGGTCGCCACTCGTTACACAT GATCTGTTGCGTTCGGCGCTGCCCGACTCGATGGAGTCCGCTCTAGGAGGAGACGAGCGCTGTGTGCTGGACACCATGCGGCTGGTGGACCTCCTGCTGGTGCTCCTGTTTGAGGGACGGAAGGCGCTTCCCAAATCTACAGCGGGGTCGACGGGTCGGATCCCCGGCCTGCGACGCCTGGACAGTTCAGGGGAGAGATCCCACCGACAGCTCATCGACTGTATCCGCAGCAAAGACACCGACGCTCTGATCGACGCCATCGACACTGGAG CTTTTGAGGTGAACTTCATGGACGATGTTGGACAGACGCTGCTCAACTGGGCCTCAGCTTTTGGCACACAGGaaatg GTGGAGTTTTTATGTGAGAGGGGGGCGGACGTcaacagaggtcagaggtcatcttCACTACACTACGCTGCCTGTTTCGGACGTCCACAAGTAGCCAAG actcTGCTGCGTCACGGAGCTAACCCTGACCTGAGAGATGAGGATGGTAAAACTCCTCTGGATAAGGCCAGGGAGAGAGGACACAGTGAGGTGGTGGCTATACTGCAGTCCCCTG gagACTGGATGTGTCCAGTGAACAAGGGTGAcgacaagaagaagaaagatgtgaacaaggaggaggaggagggcagcgAGCCCAAAGGAGACCCAGAAATGGCTCCCATTTACCTGAGGAGACTTCTGCCTGTTTTTGCACAAACCTTTCAGCAAACCATGCTGCCTTCTATTAG gAAAGCCAGTCTGGCTCTGATCAGGAAGATGGTTCACTACAGCAGTGAGGTCCTGCTGAAGGAGGTGTGTGATAGCGAGACGGGACACAACCTTCCCACGGTGCTGGTGGAGATCACTGCTACTGTCCTCGACCaggag gACGATGACGACGGCCACCTCCTGGCTCTGCAGATCATCAGAGATCTGGTGGATAAAGGTGGAGACGTTTTCCTCGACCAGCTGGCTCGACTGGGAGTCATCAACAAGGTGTCCACTCTGGCTGGACCAGCGTCCGACGATGAGAACGAGGACGAAGCCAAACCCGAGAAG gaggaggaggctcaGGAGGACGCGAGGGAGATCCAGCAGGGGAAGCCCTATCACTGGAAGGACTGGTCCATCATCAGAGGGAGGGACTGTCTCTACATCTGGTCTGACGCCGCTGCGCTAGAGCTCTCCAATGGCTCTAACGGCTGGTTCAGGTTCATCCTGGATGGGAAGCTGGCCACCATGTACTCCAGCGGGAGTCCAGAGGGAGGGTCGGACAGCTCTG AGTCTCGCAGTGAGTTCCTGGAGAAGCTGCAGCGTGCGAGGAGTCAGGTGAAACCAGTAACAGCCAGCCAGCCCATCCTGTCCAGTGTGGGTCCCACTAAGCTGACAGTGGGGAACTGGTCTCTGACCTGCCTGAAGGAAGGAGAGATCGCCATCCACAACTCAGACGGACAGCAGGCCACCATCCTAAAGGAAGACCTGCCGGGCTTCGTCTTCGAGTCCAACAGAGGAACTAAACACTCATTCACAGCTGAGACCTCACTGG gctcAGAGTTTGTGACTGGCTGGACGGGGAAGCGAGGCAGGAAGTTGAAGTCTAAGCTGGAGAAGACGAAGCAGAAGGTGAAGAGCATGGCAAGGGAGCTGTACGACGACCACTTTAAAGCTGTAGAGAGCATGCCCAGAGGAGTAGTGGTCACCCTTAGGAACATCTCCACTCAGCTGGAGTCCGCCTGGGAGCTGCACACCAACAGacag TGTATCGAAGGAGAGAACACATGGAGGGACCTGATGAAAACAGCTCTGGAGAACCTGATTGTAGTTTTGAAAGATGAAAACACGATTTCTCCGTATGAGATGTGTAGCAGTGGCCTGGTCCAGGCTCTGTTTACTGTCCTTAACAAT agTGTGGAACTGGACCTGAAACACGATTGTAAGCCTTTAATGGAGAGGATCAATGTCTTTAAGGCGGCTTTCAGTGAGAATGAAGACGATGAAAG ccgACCAGCTGTTGCCTTAATCCGTAAACTGATAGCTGTCCTGGAGTCAATAGAACGTCTACCTCTGCACTTGTACGACACTCCAGGATCCTCATACAACCTGCAG ATCTTGACAAGGAGGTTGCGGTTCCGTCTGGAGCGAGCTCCAGGCGAGACAGCTCTGATCGACCGGACGGGTCGCATGTTGAAGATGGAACCGCTCGCTACTGTGGAGTCTCTGGAGCAGTACCTGCTGAAGATG GTGGCGAAGCAGTGGTACGACTTTGAGCGTTCATCCTTTGTCTTCGTGAGGAAGCTGAGGGAAGGACAGACCTTCACATTCAGACACCAACACGACTTTGACGAGAATGGAATCATCTACTGGGTCGGAACTAACGCCAA GACGGCCTATGAGTGGGTGAACCCTGCTGCCTATGGCCTGGTGGTAGTGACATCATCGGAGGGGCGCAACCTCCCCTATGGCCGGTTGGAGGACATCCTGAGCAGGGATAGCTCCGCCCTCAACTGCCACACTAATGACGACAAGAATGCCTGGTTCGCTGTCGACCTTGGCCTTTGGGTCATCCCCTCTGCATACACCCTGAGACAcgccag GGGTTATGGCCGCTCTGCGTTGAGGAACTGGGTGTTCCAGGTGTCGAAGGATGGTCAGAACTGGACAACTCTTTATACCCACGTAGACGACTGCAGCCTCAACGAACCGGG gtcgACGGCCACATGGCCTCTGGACCCATCCAAAGATGAGAAGCAGGGCTGGAGACACATCAGGATCAAACAGATGGGGAAGAACGCCAGCGGTCAGACTCACTACCTGTCTCTGTCCGGACTCGAGCTGTACGGCACCGTCACCGCCGTCTGTGAGGACCAGCTGG GTAAAGCTGTGAAGGAGGCAGAGGCCAACCTTCGTCGCCAGCGCCGCCTTTTTCGCTCCCAGGTGATGAAGTACATAGTCCCGGGGGCGCGGGTTGTCCGCGGCATCGACTGGAAGTGGCGCGACCAAGACGGGAACCCTGCTGGAGAGGGCACCGTCACCGGAGAGGCTCACAACG GCTGGATTGATGTAACCTGGGATGCTGGCGGCTCTAACTCTTACCGTATGGGCGCTGAAGGGAAGTTTGACCTCAAGCTTGCTCCAGGGTACGACCCTGAGTCGGCTGCCACAGCGCCGTCACCCAAACCTGTCTCATCCACTGTTTCAGGCCCCGCCTCCTCCACGGTGGGACCCTCCGCGACGCCGGCGGCCAGCGGcggcaccaccaccaccacgtcctcctcgtcctcctccacctcatctTCCTCGCAGCAGCAGTCGTGGAGCAGCCTGGTGAAAAATAACTGTCCCGACAAGGGCGGGGCCACGTCTCTCGGCGGGGCCAGCTCCTCCAGCAGGaagggcagcagcagctccgTCTGCAGCGTCGCCTCTTCCTCCGACATCAGCCTGAGCTCCTCAGCGGGGCTGCCTGGTGCGGGGGGGCTGCGGCTGGAGAGGAGGGCCGAGGGGCTGCTGCTGGACCAGGGCTCTGGGGTGGGAGGAGTAACTGGGGTCGGCGCTGACGGACACCAACATGAGCCGATTGTCGTGCTGTCCTCTGCGGCAGAGGGTGGGTCTGGCTCAGTATCCAGCTCTGGCACGCTTACCGCCGACACGCCCGCTCCTGGCGATGAAGCCAGAAACAAGGACTCATCCACAGCAACTGACCCAGCAACAGCAATCTCCATGGGCCTGGTGAGCGTGAGCTCCCCAGATGTCAGCTCGGTGTCGGAGTCATCCAgtaaggacacgccctcccagaGGCCTCTGTGCTCAGCGGCTAATGCCCGGTTGTCCGTCAGCTCCCTACTGGCTGCTGGCGCACCCATGAGCTCCAGCGCCAGCGTGCCTAACTTGTCATCACGCGAGGCCAGCCTCATGGAGTCCTTCGTCCGCCGTGCACCCAACATGTCACGCACCAACGCCACCAACAACATGAACCTGagccgcagcagcagcgacaacaacaccaacacactTGGCAGGAACGTCATGAGTACTGCTA cTTCTCCTCTCATGGGCGCTCAGAGCTTTCCTAACCTCACCACCACTGGCACCACCTCCACCGTTACCATGTCAACCTCCATAGTAACCAGCAGCAATAACGTAGCCACGGCCACCACGGGTCTGTCGGTGGGCCAGTTGCTAAGCAACACCCTGACAACCAGCCTGACGTCCACGTCCAGCGAGAGTGACACAGGCCAGGAGGCCGAGTTCTCTCTCTATG ACTTCCTGGACAGCTGTCGCGCCAACACACTACTGGCTGAGCTGGACGACGAGGAGGACCTCCCAGAGCCTGACGACGACGATGACGAGAACGAAGACGACAATCAGGAGGACCAGGAGTACGAGGAGGTCCTG gaggaggaggagtacgAGACCAAAGGAGGTCGCAGGAGGACGTGGGACGACGACTTCGTCCTGAAGAGACAGTTCTCTGCTCTCGTCCCCGCCTTTGACCCCCGACCAGGAAGAACCAACGTCCAGCAGACCACCGACCTGGAGATCCCCCCGCcag gaACTCCTCGTTCGGAGGttcaggaggaggtggagtgCGCTCCGTCCCCTCACCTCTCTCTCACCCTGAAG GTGGCGGGGCTGGGTACGACCCGGGAGGTGGAGCTTCCTCTGTCCAACTACAAGTCCACCATCTTCTACTATGTCCAGCGGCTGCTGCAGCTATCCTGCAGCGGAGCCGTGAAGACGGACAAACTGCGACGCATCTGGGAGCCCACTTACAC GATAATGTACAGAGAGCTGAAGGACTCTGACAAAGAGAAGGAGAGCGGGAAGATG gACTTGTGTGAACACAGTATCAGTATATCAGGAGGTCGTTCTGGAGGTTTGAGCCCCGGCTCTGTCTCGGCCAATCAGAGCAGTGAGATCCTGTGCGTTGCCCGGGAGATGGCGCAGGCGAAGGCGGGCTGCAGCCAGAACGCCTGCGGGGTGGAGGATGTCCTGCAGCTCCTACGCATCCTTTACATCATCGGAGGAGACGCAGCGTCCAACGCACGCACGCTGCAGGAGG acTTTGACGAGCTGCAGTTCAACGCATCTCCAGAGGAGTTCACCAGTAAGAAGATCACGACCAAGATTCTGCAGCAGATTGAG GAGCCTCTGGCTCTGGCCAGCGGAGCTCTGCCCGACTGGTGtgaacagctcacctccaagtGTCCTTTCCTCATCCCCTTTGAGACCCGACAGCTCTACTTCACCTGCACAGCGTTTGGAGCATCCAG GGCGATTGTGTGGCTCCAGAACCGGCGGGAGGCGACCATGGAGCGGTCCAGACCGTCCACCACGGTGCGGCGTGACGACCCCGGAGAGTTCAGGGTGGGTCGGCTCAAACACGAGCGAGTCAAAGTCCCCAGAGGCGAAGCCATGATGGAGTGGGCGGAGTCCGTCATGCAGCTGCATGCCGACAGGAAGTCGGTGCTGGAG GTGGAGTTTCAGGGGGAGGAGGGCACAGGTCTTGGTCCGACTCTGGAGTTCTATGCCTTAGtggctgcagagtttcagagaaCATCACTGGGGATCTGGCTGTGTGACGACGACTTCCCTGATGACGAGTCCAGACAG gtGGACCTGGGCGGCGGTCTGAAGCCTCCTGGTTTCTACGTGCAGCGCTCCTGCGGTCTGTTCCCAGCTCCGTTCCCTCAGGACAGCGAGGAGCTGGAGCGAATCACCAAGCTCTTCCACTTCCTGGGCGTCTTCCTGGCCAAGTGCATTCAGGACAACCGCCTGGTGGACCTACCCGTCTCCCAGCCCTTCTTCAAGCTGCTCTGCATGGGGGACATCAAGTCCAACATGAGCAAACTGCTGTACCAGAGCCGCAGCTCGCCGCAGGGTCACGACCCTGACAGACCCCACCTGCAGTCCTTCCTGCTGCTGTCGGAGGTGCAGTCGGAGGCGTCCACCGAGGAGAGCCAGGAGACGTACTCTGTGGGCAGCTTCGACGAGGACTCCAAGTCTGAGTTCATCATGGACCCCCCAAAACCCAAACCGCCTGCCTGGTACCACGGCATCCTCACTTGGGACGACTTCCAGCTCGTCAACCcgcacag GGCGAGTTTCctgaaggaggtgaaggagctGGCAGTGAAGAGGAGGCAGATTCTGTCCAGTAAGAGTTTGTCTGAAGATGAGAAGAACACCAGACTGCAGGACCTGATGCTGAGGAACCCACTGGGCTCTGGACCTCCCCTCAGCATAGAGGACCTCGG GTTAAACTTCCAGTTCTGTCCGTCCTCGAAGGTTCACGGTTTCTCAGCTGTGGATCTGAAACCAAATGGAGACGACGAG atgGTGACGATGGAGAATGCAGAGGAGTACGTGGAGTTGATGTTTGACTTCTGTATGCACACCGGCATCCAGAAACAGATGGAGGCCTTCAGAG AGGGTTTTAATCGAGTGTTTCCGATGGAGAAGTTGAGCTCTTTCAGCCACAAGGAGGTTCAGATGATCCTCTGCGGCAACCAATCACCTTCCTGGActgctgatgacatcatcaactACACAGAGCCAAAGCTGGGTTACACCAGAGACAG TCCCGGCTTCCTGCGGTTTGTCAGAGTTTTATGTGGGATGTCATCTGACGAGAGGAAAGCGTTCCTACAGTTCACCACCGGCTGCTCCACGCTGCCCCCTGGCGGCCTTGCCAACCTGCACCCCCGCCTCACCATCGTCAGGAAG GTGGACGCCACCGACTCCAGCTACCCATCAGTCAACACGTGCGTTCACTACCTGAAGCTTCCGGAATATTCCTCCGAGGACATCATGAGAGAGCGTCTGTTAGCCGCCACCATGGAGAAAGGCTtccacctcaactga